A genomic segment from Pistricoccus aurantiacus encodes:
- a CDS encoding HlyD family efflux transporter periplasmic adaptor subunit, translating to MTDSPHYRDPHVSLDPVDTPEAAQEPRTPSEQLHHEHRDERCHVRLRLPFEVEFAKGERYEGVDLSMGGFSVRGAAATPGQRVTGSLLIPSGDTELVIPVEAECLRPAASNVGDSDPLAFKITHVEPGQRELLRRVIRAYLSGNHLSVDSLIQRQDAQTPRQRRTTSSAATSSKGSKAASSTGRYVVFFLALGILILVIAATIYRNFVLIEPSFAAVTAPRIDIRAPGSGILKAHHVSAGDRVEQDAYLTGVNNVNLQTDLVLAEASQQYNSQLIDNLKKSLEKSGTSKVSVANSTQPASGDTVTFDTASPAIAQARMEQFETARQFESSKVSALKARASMNEIYSPCDCVVAWALGSAGGTYIEEGDRIMTLIKTDDEDVMVEALVHMSDISRIAPHQQAYIALGNTSKPLRARVRSVALDIERQPRAGFPEWVRQQQNVASVLLVPETPLPAEMVGQPVDVRFSENAMLSATAEWVWQGGLTAWKAVERLFQSTPDNAEKVG from the coding sequence GTGACAGATTCACCCCATTATCGGGACCCGCACGTTTCCCTCGATCCCGTCGACACGCCGGAAGCAGCCCAGGAGCCCCGAACCCCATCGGAACAGCTGCATCACGAGCATCGGGACGAGCGCTGTCACGTCAGGCTTCGCCTGCCCTTCGAGGTAGAATTTGCCAAGGGTGAACGGTATGAGGGTGTCGACCTGTCCATGGGTGGGTTCAGCGTTCGAGGCGCCGCCGCGACGCCCGGGCAGCGCGTCACCGGGTCGCTGTTGATTCCCTCCGGTGATACCGAACTGGTCATTCCGGTGGAGGCCGAGTGTCTGCGACCGGCGGCGTCGAACGTCGGCGACAGCGACCCGCTCGCCTTCAAGATCACTCATGTCGAGCCAGGCCAGCGCGAGCTGCTGCGCCGGGTGATTCGCGCTTACCTGAGTGGCAATCACCTTTCCGTCGATTCGCTGATCCAACGCCAGGATGCCCAGACGCCTCGACAACGCCGGACAACCTCCTCCGCAGCAACGTCATCCAAAGGCTCCAAGGCAGCCTCCTCCACCGGCCGCTACGTGGTCTTTTTTCTCGCGCTAGGGATCCTGATCCTGGTAATCGCCGCCACTATTTATCGCAACTTCGTGCTGATCGAGCCGAGCTTCGCGGCGGTAACCGCACCACGTATCGATATCCGCGCGCCCGGCTCGGGCATTCTCAAGGCTCATCATGTAAGCGCCGGCGATCGCGTGGAACAAGACGCCTATCTGACCGGCGTCAACAATGTCAATCTGCAAACCGATCTTGTCCTGGCGGAAGCCTCTCAGCAGTACAACAGCCAGCTGATCGACAATCTCAAGAAGAGCCTCGAGAAATCCGGCACGTCCAAGGTCAGCGTGGCCAATTCAACCCAGCCGGCCAGCGGCGATACGGTCACCTTCGATACCGCCTCTCCGGCGATCGCCCAGGCGCGCATGGAGCAGTTCGAGACCGCGCGCCAGTTCGAGAGCTCGAAGGTAAGCGCCTTGAAGGCCCGTGCCTCCATGAACGAAATCTACAGCCCCTGCGATTGTGTGGTGGCCTGGGCCCTGGGCAGTGCCGGAGGCACTTATATCGAGGAAGGTGATCGCATCATGACCTTGATCAAGACCGATGATGAAGACGTCATGGTCGAAGCCTTGGTGCACATGAGTGATATCAGCCGCATAGCGCCTCATCAGCAGGCTTATATTGCCCTTGGCAACACCTCGAAGCCATTGAGAGCACGGGTACGCAGCGTTGCTTTGGATATTGAGCGTCAGCCGCGAGCGGGCTTCCCGGAATGGGTGCGCCAGCAGCAGAATGTGGCGAGCGTGCTGCTGGTACCGGAGACACCGCTTCCCGCGGAAATGGTCGGTCAGCCCGTGGACGTGCGCTTTTCCGAGAACGCCATGCTGAGCGCTACCGCGGAATGGGTCTGGCAGGGAGGGCTGACCGCCTGGAAAGCCGTCGAACGCCTTTTCCAATCGACTCCGGATAACGCGGAGAAAGTCGGTTGA
- a CDS encoding polysaccharide lyase — MTLFRKLPLWISRAFGASLVLLCGFFVAGFSTATLAKSVDEKQLSIPTVGACSTRYPLVENPRIPTQDGDVEQSLIDSFGADRLWMGQGNIEIMDTLDTGLAQPGLRVHYPAKSSSPSDSKQNDDVPRGGAGFYTKPHELAGAERACLRYQVFFPEGFDFVKGGKLPGLYGGEAPSGGTPATGENGFTLRFMWRKNGQGELYEYVVNQPGDYGASSGRGRWTFDTGRWVTLEQEIVLNTPGKEDGLARVWVDGQPVLEQQGIVYRTSEDVTIDGIMFSTFFGGTGKGWRTPRDQAVDFADFRLYAPQSR; from the coding sequence ATGACATTATTTCGAAAGCTGCCCCTATGGATATCTCGCGCCTTCGGCGCTTCGCTGGTATTGCTGTGCGGGTTTTTCGTCGCTGGCTTCTCTACCGCGACGCTCGCCAAGAGCGTCGACGAAAAACAGCTTTCCATACCGACGGTAGGCGCTTGCTCGACACGTTATCCGCTGGTGGAAAATCCGCGCATACCGACACAAGACGGCGACGTCGAACAGAGTTTGATAGACAGTTTCGGCGCCGATCGTCTCTGGATGGGACAAGGCAATATCGAGATCATGGATACGCTCGATACCGGTCTCGCGCAGCCGGGGCTCAGGGTGCACTATCCCGCAAAAAGCTCGTCGCCCAGCGATTCCAAACAGAACGACGACGTGCCACGCGGCGGCGCCGGCTTCTATACCAAACCGCACGAGCTTGCCGGCGCGGAGCGCGCCTGCCTGCGCTACCAGGTGTTTTTCCCCGAGGGGTTCGACTTCGTCAAAGGGGGGAAACTCCCTGGCCTATACGGCGGCGAGGCCCCAAGCGGCGGCACCCCAGCCACGGGAGAGAACGGTTTTACCCTGCGCTTCATGTGGCGAAAGAACGGTCAGGGAGAGCTCTATGAATATGTCGTCAATCAACCCGGCGACTACGGCGCCTCTTCCGGACGCGGCCGCTGGACCTTTGATACCGGCCGCTGGGTGACTCTGGAACAGGAAATCGTGCTCAACACCCCGGGGAAGGAGGATGGCCTGGCACGAGTCTGGGTAGACGGTCAGCCGGTGCTCGAGCAACAAGGCATCGTCTATCGTACCAGCGAAGACGTCACTATCGACGGCATCATGTTCTCGACGTTCTTCGGCGGTACCGGAAAAGGCTGGCGAACCCCTAGGGATCAGGCCGTGGATTTCGCCGACTTCCGCCTCTATGCCCCCCAATCTCGTTAG
- a CDS encoding alginate lyase family protein has translation MLAANDYRGGLGLSLFRRCSIGILLLTCLVTGPAYAELMTLKKRQQLDLSQYSVTDPEASYFDVATRKALLASTDNSLLLQSIDNLSGGMSCRQLLEIPPITNRLRIPGFYPDPQAWRQASQPLFQFEDSVSNLAGAFVATNDDYYAQCLGRFLDQWASQDALVHFHYSPSDRQAWYATESMIFAAAMAYSIVRPELEDQPEQRERIEDWFSRLAYRHAYVPNQTKESCCNNHFYRRALYATMIGVLTEDNELFRYGVGAVYSALNEMTSSGGLPRELARGRRAVHYQNYALMYLVTNMQIISRQGYDIFHLEVDGHTIKDAVDFLLDAIEDASILGENIPREQYHGFLRDNQYSSWMEIYQQHFSDPRIAEFLITQRPIYNRSAGGYVTLFFMDPTVQKYRRPKTEDEEKQQLSVYGKESSPL, from the coding sequence ATGCTCGCGGCAAACGATTATCGTGGCGGCCTCGGTCTTTCACTGTTTCGGCGTTGCTCGATCGGCATTCTGCTTCTGACATGCCTGGTCACAGGGCCGGCTTACGCGGAACTGATGACGCTGAAAAAACGTCAGCAGCTGGATCTTTCCCAGTACAGCGTCACGGATCCGGAGGCCTCCTATTTCGACGTGGCTACCCGAAAAGCGCTGCTTGCTTCCACGGACAATTCGCTGCTTCTGCAAAGCATCGACAACCTCAGCGGCGGAATGAGCTGCCGGCAATTACTGGAAATCCCGCCTATTACCAACAGGCTACGCATCCCGGGGTTTTATCCAGACCCGCAAGCCTGGCGCCAGGCCTCCCAGCCGCTCTTTCAGTTCGAAGATAGCGTTTCGAACCTGGCCGGGGCTTTCGTCGCCACCAATGACGACTATTACGCCCAATGCCTGGGCAGGTTTCTCGACCAGTGGGCGAGTCAGGATGCGCTCGTTCATTTTCACTACTCGCCCAGCGATCGTCAGGCCTGGTATGCGACGGAGTCGATGATCTTCGCCGCCGCCATGGCCTATTCCATCGTGCGTCCGGAACTGGAGGATCAACCGGAACAGCGCGAACGTATCGAAGACTGGTTCAGCCGTCTGGCCTATCGTCACGCCTACGTACCCAACCAGACCAAGGAAAGCTGCTGCAACAACCATTTCTACCGTCGCGCCCTGTACGCCACCATGATCGGCGTGCTGACGGAGGACAACGAACTGTTTCGCTACGGGGTGGGCGCGGTCTATTCCGCGCTGAATGAAATGACGTCCTCGGGCGGGCTTCCCCGGGAGCTCGCCCGAGGACGTCGAGCTGTCCATTACCAGAACTACGCGCTGATGTATTTAGTCACCAACATGCAGATCATTTCCCGCCAGGGTTATGACATTTTCCATCTGGAAGTGGATGGGCATACCATCAAGGACGCCGTGGATTTCCTGCTGGACGCCATCGAGGACGCCAGCATACTCGGCGAGAACATACCTCGAGAGCAGTATCACGGCTTCCTGCGTGACAACCAGTATTCTTCCTGGATGGAAATCTATCAGCAGCATTTCTCCGACCCGCGGATCGCCGAATTTCTGATCACTCAACGTCCCATCTACAATCGCAGCGCCGGTGGCTACGTCACCCTGTTTTTCATGGATCCGACAGTACAGAAGTATCGCAGGCCGAAAACGGAAGATGAAGAAAAACAGCAGCTTTCGGTGTACGGCAAGGAGAGCTCTCCCCTATGA
- a CDS encoding tetratricopeptide repeat protein, whose amino-acid sequence MKLPRPQHRPDACRADDPTSLRAPLKRRPYLAMTICVTLAGIGLSGCASFPGSDSQPPVPSGYSDWFDDGWEVQMNRLDWGRIKRAREAIAAEDYDTAISSLKAMMDLDFPPAYYEMAKLYHYGRGVDQDYLQAEKYYGKALEVPSSVLDNASLNLAKLYLDPQVPRLAADDQRDVLAYHLLLQAMDEGKEDEGKVLLARLLSTGGENVKTNPELAEKLYLQAARNDRPEALRDLALAHLPGGWLKEDPILARDFTARYAAVLEQNATMGDVNAMLELARQHDADGLFGHEPDTQLMWLANASETGDRSARRQAGRAFLDTNTPDLGASLLEKAAEDGDIDAMAILGSAYLGYQGLEANPARAEQLLGKASKQGSINATVSLGRAYLEGKGPNGEGLEAKPQHGLELLESVAGQDDGLALALLGKAYLEGQGIPAQPQVARDYLERGHQTGHPYATAQLGLLYLGDQGMPAAPARAETLLQTAADQGQTQAMRRLGEEYISGEILPQRPEQGVALLERAIDAGDTSAMTRLGNAYLEGENLPAMPDKGVALLERAAEAGDTTAMTSLGEAYLTSDTLPRQPQRGVALLQRAVEAGDVGAMTRLGDAYLGGVPEVRGPEGRALLEQAAAQGDAYAMALLGRAYRQGRGVPQDLQLATQWLERSKQAGHETASRSLLLTLRDRGRAGDIDALTEAAKNGLASAQSDLGELQLANGQTDQGLSWLKKAADQGYTPARLDLAHAYLDGEIVTPDTAQGLEYLEQAVNAGDVNAYQLKGKVYLKGIGVQKDAGKAETWLRRASQAGDTSASALLGRALLRGDQGIPQDVSQGKRLLQRAAEQNDAGAQATLGREYLRGDILTFDPRMGADYLFRSANQGHPTARLALAEAYLRAKGLENANRNQALLWLDKTLEGNSQVALETLYQVLSESKVPQPDAEQGEAFQE is encoded by the coding sequence ATGAAACTCCCTCGACCACAGCATCGCCCCGATGCCTGCAGGGCAGACGATCCGACCAGTCTCCGGGCACCGCTCAAGCGACGCCCGTACCTGGCGATGACGATCTGCGTGACGCTTGCCGGCATTGGGCTGAGCGGCTGCGCCAGCTTTCCCGGCTCCGATAGTCAACCTCCCGTTCCCAGCGGCTACAGCGACTGGTTCGACGATGGCTGGGAGGTCCAGATGAATCGCCTGGACTGGGGACGAATCAAGCGCGCCCGGGAAGCCATTGCCGCGGAAGACTACGATACGGCCATCTCCAGCCTGAAGGCCATGATGGATCTGGACTTTCCTCCGGCCTATTACGAAATGGCCAAGCTCTATCACTACGGCCGAGGCGTCGACCAGGACTATCTTCAGGCGGAAAAGTACTACGGCAAGGCGCTCGAGGTGCCCTCCTCGGTACTGGACAACGCTTCCCTCAACCTCGCCAAGCTCTATCTGGACCCTCAGGTACCTCGCCTGGCCGCGGACGACCAGCGGGACGTGCTGGCCTATCACCTGCTGCTCCAGGCCATGGACGAGGGCAAGGAGGATGAAGGAAAAGTACTACTCGCCCGGCTGCTGTCCACCGGCGGCGAGAACGTGAAGACCAATCCGGAGCTGGCAGAGAAGCTTTATCTCCAGGCGGCAAGGAATGATCGGCCCGAAGCATTGCGAGATTTGGCGTTGGCCCATCTTCCCGGGGGCTGGCTCAAGGAAGATCCCATCCTGGCCAGGGATTTCACCGCCCGCTATGCGGCGGTACTCGAACAAAACGCGACGATGGGAGACGTGAACGCCATGCTGGAACTGGCCAGACAGCATGACGCAGATGGCCTGTTCGGCCATGAGCCGGATACCCAACTGATGTGGCTGGCCAACGCCTCGGAAACCGGCGACAGAAGCGCCCGCCGCCAGGCCGGACGCGCTTTTCTCGATACCAATACCCCGGACCTCGGCGCGTCCTTGTTGGAGAAAGCGGCAGAGGACGGTGATATCGACGCCATGGCCATCCTGGGCAGCGCCTATCTGGGTTATCAAGGGCTAGAGGCGAATCCTGCTCGCGCCGAACAACTGCTTGGCAAGGCATCGAAACAGGGATCGATAAACGCCACCGTGAGCCTGGGTCGCGCCTATCTGGAAGGCAAGGGGCCGAACGGCGAAGGGCTCGAGGCGAAACCACAGCACGGACTGGAGCTTCTTGAATCCGTTGCCGGCCAGGATGACGGCCTGGCGCTGGCCCTGCTGGGCAAGGCTTATCTGGAAGGCCAAGGAATCCCGGCGCAGCCCCAGGTGGCCCGGGATTATCTCGAACGCGGACATCAGACGGGGCATCCCTACGCGACGGCCCAGCTTGGCCTGCTTTACCTGGGGGACCAGGGCATGCCGGCGGCGCCAGCCCGAGCGGAAACACTGCTGCAAACCGCGGCGGATCAGGGTCAGACCCAAGCCATGCGCCGCCTGGGGGAAGAGTACATCAGCGGTGAAATCCTCCCCCAGCGTCCGGAACAAGGCGTGGCACTGCTTGAGCGGGCCATCGATGCTGGCGACACCAGCGCCATGACGCGACTGGGGAACGCCTACCTCGAAGGCGAAAACCTGCCGGCGATGCCGGACAAGGGCGTGGCGCTGCTGGAGCGCGCAGCGGAGGCCGGGGATACCACTGCCATGACTTCCCTGGGAGAGGCGTATCTCACCAGCGACACCCTGCCCCGGCAGCCGCAGCGAGGCGTAGCCCTGCTCCAGCGCGCCGTGGAGGCCGGCGACGTGGGCGCCATGACTCGCCTGGGGGATGCCTATCTCGGCGGCGTTCCGGAAGTCAGGGGACCGGAAGGTCGTGCCTTGCTCGAACAAGCCGCCGCCCAAGGGGATGCCTATGCCATGGCGCTGCTGGGTCGCGCCTATCGTCAAGGACGCGGCGTGCCTCAGGACCTGCAGCTGGCGACGCAATGGCTGGAACGTTCGAAGCAGGCCGGACATGAAACCGCCTCCCGCTCGCTGCTGCTGACATTGCGCGACCGGGGTCGAGCGGGGGATATCGACGCCCTGACCGAGGCGGCGAAAAACGGTCTTGCCAGCGCTCAGTCGGACCTGGGAGAGCTGCAGCTGGCAAACGGGCAGACCGACCAAGGGCTGAGCTGGCTGAAGAAAGCTGCCGATCAAGGCTACACCCCTGCCCGCCTGGATCTCGCCCATGCCTATCTGGACGGCGAGATCGTTACACCGGACACGGCTCAGGGACTCGAGTATCTCGAACAGGCAGTGAATGCCGGGGATGTCAATGCCTATCAGCTGAAAGGCAAGGTCTACCTGAAAGGCATCGGCGTGCAGAAGGATGCAGGAAAAGCCGAGACCTGGCTGCGCCGCGCATCACAGGCCGGTGACACCAGCGCGTCGGCGCTGCTGGGCCGGGCGCTGCTGCGGGGCGACCAGGGAATTCCTCAGGATGTGTCTCAAGGAAAACGCTTGCTGCAGCGCGCCGCGGAGCAAAACGATGCAGGCGCCCAGGCCACCCTAGGTCGCGAATACTTGCGCGGCGATATTCTGACATTCGACCCTCGCATGGGGGCGGACTACCTTTTTCGATCAGCGAATCAAGGCCATCCCACCGCACGACTGGCGTTGGCGGAAGCCTACCTGCGCGCAAAGGGACTGGAAAACGCCAACCGCAATCAGGCGCTTTTATGGCTCGACAAGACGCTGGAAGGCAATAGCCAGGTCGCTCTCGAGACCCTCTACCAGGTATTGAGTGAAAGCAAGGTGCCTCAACCGGACGCGGAGCAGGGAGAGGCGTTTCAGGAGTAG
- a CDS encoding adenylosuccinate synthase, producing the protein MGKNVVVLGTQWGDEGKGKVVDLLTESAAAVVRFQGGHNAGHTLVIDGEKTVLHLIPSGILRDDNICVIGNGVVLSPEALLKEIHELEAKSVPVRERLRLSPACPLILSYHVRLDQAREKARGIAKIGTTGRGIGPAYEDKVARRGLRLGDMLHRERFASKLGEVLDYHNFVLQHYHGEAPVDFQQVLDEAMQMAEELRPMVCDTVSLVHQIRKANENILFEGAQGSLLDIDHGTYPYVTSSNTTAGGTATGSGVGPLYLDYVLGITKAYTTRVGSGPFPTELFDEFGQHLAEKGHEFGATTGRPRRCGWFDAVALRHAVQINSVSGICLTKLDVLDGLETIRVCVGYRSKDGEVLDTPVDSEGYEAIEPLYQDLPGWSESTLGIKAIEELPANARSYISFLEEQVGTPIDIISTGPDRNETIVLRNPFLD; encoded by the coding sequence ATGGGCAAGAACGTAGTCGTACTGGGTACGCAATGGGGTGACGAAGGCAAGGGCAAGGTCGTCGATCTGCTGACCGAATCCGCCGCGGCGGTGGTGCGCTTTCAAGGTGGCCATAACGCCGGCCATACCCTGGTCATCGATGGCGAGAAGACGGTCCTGCACCTGATTCCCTCGGGTATTCTGCGAGACGACAATATCTGCGTCATCGGTAACGGCGTGGTGCTGTCGCCGGAAGCGCTGCTCAAGGAAATTCACGAGCTCGAGGCCAAGAGCGTACCGGTACGCGAACGGCTGCGCCTGTCCCCGGCCTGCCCGTTGATTCTGTCCTATCACGTGCGACTCGATCAGGCGCGGGAAAAGGCCCGAGGCATTGCCAAGATCGGCACCACCGGCCGAGGCATTGGCCCGGCCTATGAAGACAAGGTTGCCCGGCGCGGCCTGCGTCTCGGAGACATGCTGCACCGGGAACGCTTCGCCTCCAAGCTGGGAGAAGTGCTGGATTATCATAATTTCGTGCTGCAGCACTATCACGGCGAGGCGCCGGTAGACTTCCAGCAGGTGCTGGACGAAGCCATGCAGATGGCGGAAGAGCTGCGGCCCATGGTCTGCGATACGGTGAGCCTGGTTCACCAGATACGCAAGGCCAACGAGAATATTCTCTTCGAAGGCGCTCAAGGGTCGCTGCTGGATATCGACCACGGCACCTATCCCTACGTCACCAGCTCCAATACCACCGCCGGCGGCACCGCCACCGGCTCCGGCGTGGGGCCCCTGTATCTGGATTACGTGTTGGGCATCACCAAGGCCTATACCACAAGGGTGGGCTCCGGTCCTTTCCCCACGGAGCTGTTCGATGAGTTCGGTCAGCATCTGGCGGAAAAAGGCCACGAGTTCGGCGCTACTACCGGGCGGCCGCGCCGCTGCGGCTGGTTCGACGCGGTGGCGCTGCGTCATGCAGTGCAGATCAATTCCGTATCCGGCATCTGTCTGACCAAGCTGGACGTGCTCGATGGGCTGGAGACGATTCGTGTATGCGTCGGCTATCGCAGCAAGGACGGCGAGGTACTGGACACGCCGGTGGATTCCGAAGGTTATGAAGCCATCGAGCCGCTGTATCAGGACTTGCCGGGCTGGTCCGAGTCGACCCTGGGCATCAAGGCCATCGAGGAACTGCCGGCCAACGCGCGATCCTACATCAGCTTTCTCGAGGAGCAGGTCGGCACCCCCATCGATATCATTTCCACCGGGCCGGATCGCAACGAAACCATCGTGCTGCGCAATCCATTTCTGGACTGA
- a CDS encoding ATP phosphoribosyltransferase regulatory subunit has protein sequence MTTADRWLLPDGMDEVLPPQATRMEELRRTLLNLYDCWGYDQVMPPAAEFLDSLLTGTGSDLALQTFKIVDQLSGRTLGVSADVTPQVARMDAHSLRRPGPARLCYCTTVLRAQADQYQGGRSPVQVGVELFGHADIQADLEVLRLALASLRVAGAEEVHLALGHIGLYRSLVEAADLDVQAERGIFSALALKSPGELQVQLETHVRDPDLANMLASLVELHGGDEIFETAREVFSKAPKPVITALDQLETLCRGIQAAYPEVELYFDLAELRGYRYHTGMVFSAYVPGYGQALVKGGRYDNTGQAFGRARPATGFSMDLKLLVSLAEQAPPLNGIWAPAEDTPGAETSSLARAIETLRRSGERVVQALPGQQDDPETYRCNRRLVRMGDDWQVSPLK, from the coding sequence ATGACCACCGCTGATCGCTGGCTGCTTCCCGACGGTATGGATGAAGTGCTGCCGCCCCAGGCGACGCGCATGGAAGAGTTACGCCGAACCTTGCTCAATCTCTACGACTGCTGGGGCTACGATCAGGTCATGCCGCCGGCGGCGGAGTTTCTCGATTCCCTGCTGACCGGTACCGGCTCGGATCTTGCGCTCCAGACCTTCAAGATCGTCGATCAGCTATCGGGTCGCACCCTGGGGGTCAGCGCGGACGTCACGCCTCAGGTGGCGCGTATGGATGCGCATTCCCTGCGGCGACCGGGGCCGGCGCGACTGTGCTATTGCACCACGGTGCTGCGTGCCCAGGCGGATCAATATCAAGGCGGACGCAGTCCAGTGCAGGTTGGTGTCGAACTGTTCGGCCATGCGGACATACAGGCGGATCTGGAAGTGCTCCGCCTGGCGCTCGCGAGTCTTAGGGTCGCCGGTGCCGAGGAAGTTCACCTGGCGCTGGGGCACATTGGCTTGTATCGCAGTCTGGTGGAGGCGGCGGATCTTGATGTCCAGGCGGAGCGGGGGATCTTTTCCGCCCTGGCGTTGAAGTCACCGGGAGAGCTGCAGGTTCAGTTGGAAACCCACGTCAGGGATCCTGACTTGGCGAACATGCTGGCGTCCCTCGTTGAGCTGCACGGCGGCGATGAGATATTCGAAACGGCCCGCGAGGTGTTCAGCAAGGCACCAAAGCCAGTCATCACCGCGCTGGATCAGCTCGAGACCCTCTGCCGGGGTATTCAGGCGGCATATCCGGAGGTAGAGCTGTATTTTGACCTGGCGGAGCTGCGCGGCTATCGCTATCACACCGGGATGGTGTTCAGCGCCTATGTACCGGGTTATGGCCAGGCCCTGGTCAAGGGCGGGCGCTATGACAATACCGGCCAGGCGTTTGGGCGCGCCCGGCCGGCCACCGGATTTTCCATGGATCTCAAGCTGCTGGTATCCCTGGCGGAGCAGGCGCCGCCGCTGAACGGCATCTGGGCGCCGGCGGAAGACACGCCGGGCGCCGAAACCTCGAGTCTGGCTCGCGCCATAGAAACCCTGCGTCGGTCCGGTGAGCGTGTGGTTCAGGCACTACCCGGCCAGCAGGACGATCCCGAAACCTATCGCTGCAACCGTCGCCTGGTACGGATGGGCGACGACTGGCAGGTTTCGCCCCTGAAATAG
- the hflC gene encoding protease modulator HflC — protein sequence MINNRSLLIVGGLVAVAWLASSSLYIVDETERAVKLRFGEVIEENIQPGLHFKVPITQTVETFDTRLLTLDTDASRYLTREQKAVIVDSFVQWQVINPTRYYEATAGDEVMAIRLIQPRVDESLRNEFGRLNLQQIISEKRDDLMNGPTQDLDKLMRDELGVAIRDIRIKRIDLPEDVSAAVYSRMRSEREREAREWRAQGQEESERIRANADRRRQVLLAQASERAETLRGEGDAEAAAVYAQAYSQDKEFFRFYRSLDAYRESFQNDGNVLVLDPDSDFFRYLQSPTAPQEGS from the coding sequence ATGATCAATAATCGATCCCTACTGATTGTTGGTGGTCTGGTGGCGGTAGCTTGGCTCGCCAGCAGTAGCCTGTATATCGTCGACGAGACGGAGCGTGCGGTAAAACTGCGTTTCGGTGAAGTCATCGAGGAAAACATTCAGCCCGGTCTGCACTTCAAGGTACCGATCACCCAGACGGTCGAAACCTTCGATACCCGTCTGCTGACCCTGGATACGGATGCCAGTCGTTACCTGACCCGGGAGCAGAAGGCGGTTATCGTCGACTCCTTCGTCCAGTGGCAGGTGATCAATCCGACTCGCTATTACGAGGCGACCGCCGGCGATGAAGTGATGGCAATACGCCTGATACAGCCGCGGGTGGACGAGAGCCTGCGTAACGAGTTCGGTCGTCTGAACCTGCAGCAGATTATCTCCGAAAAACGTGACGATCTCATGAACGGCCCTACCCAGGATCTGGACAAGCTGATGCGAGACGAGCTGGGTGTCGCCATACGCGATATTCGCATCAAGCGCATCGACCTGCCGGAAGACGTATCCGCGGCAGTGTATTCGCGTATGCGCTCCGAGCGTGAGCGTGAAGCTCGGGAATGGCGCGCTCAGGGCCAGGAGGAGTCCGAACGGATTCGCGCCAACGCGGATCGTCGTCGCCAGGTGCTGCTGGCCCAGGCCTCGGAGCGCGCGGAAACCCTACGTGGTGAAGGGGACGCGGAAGCCGCGGCAGTGTACGCTCAGGCCTATAGTCAAGATAAGGAATTCTTCCGTTTCTATCGCAGCCTGGACGCCTACCGGGAAAGTTTCCAGAATGACGGCAACGTGCTGGTGCTGGACCCGGACAGCGATTTCTTCCGTTATCTGCAAAGCCCGACGGCGCCGCAAGAAGGCTCTTGA